A genome region from Hippopotamus amphibius kiboko isolate mHipAmp2 chromosome 1, mHipAmp2.hap2, whole genome shotgun sequence includes the following:
- the SH2D5 gene encoding SH2 domain-containing protein 5 isoform X4 has protein sequence MAHALRRILYSTWCPADCQFAFMARNPWSPASKLFCHLFVGSQPGEVQILHLLLCRSFQLAYLLQHPEKRAQPEPCPGPVGDVPLKPLSSPGGPPGLVREPFGRDQLSQNVNALVSFRRLPAEGPGGSGKELPESESRGGARHARLGNPYCSPTLVRKKAIRSKVIRSGAYRACTYETQLQLSAREAFPAAWEAWPRGPGGSSCLVESEGSLTENIWAFAGISRPSALALLRRDVLGAFLLWSEPGASGQWCLSVRTQCGVVPHQVFRNHLGRYCVEHLPAEFPSLEALVEHHAGMERSLFCSLDMGRLNPGYEEQDSGPEGRPPRTLRPLGHAKSEAELQGLG, from the exons ATGGCCCACGCCCTGAGGCGCATACTCTACTCCACCTGGTGCCCGGCTGACTGCCAGTTTGCCTTCATGGCCCGAAACCCCTGGAGCCCGGCCAGCAAGCTCTTCTGCCACCTCTTTGTGGGCAGCCAGCCTGGAGAG gTCCAGATCCTGCACCTGCTGCTCTGCCGCTCCTTCCAGCTCGCTTACCTCTTGCAGCACCCCGAGAAGCGGGCACAGCCTGAGCCCTGTCCAGGACCTGTAGGGGATGTGCCTCTGAAGCCCCTGTCCAGCCCTGGGGGCCCCCCTGGCCTAGTACGGGAACCCTTCGGCCGTGATCAGCTCTCACAGAACGTTAACGCGCTGGTCTCCTTCCGGCGGCTGCCAGCAGAGGGGCCTGGGGGCAGCGGG AAGGAGCTGCCGGAGTCAGAAAGCCGTGGGGGCGCCCGCCACGCGCGTCTGGGGAACCCGTACTGCTCGCCCACGCTGGTGCGCAAGAAGGCCATCCGCAGCAAGGTGATCCGCTCCGGGGCCTACCGCGCCTGCACCTACGAGACGCAGCTGCAGCTGTCGGCTCGGGAGGCCT TTCCTGCCGCGTGGGAGGCCTGGCCCCGGGGCCCTGGGGGCTCTTCATGCCTGGTGGAGAGCGAGGGCAGCCTGACGGAGAACATCTGGGCCTTTGCTGGCATCTCCAG gCCCAGTGCCCTCGCCCTGCTGCGGAGAGACGTGCTTGGGGCCTTCTTGCTGTGGTCTGAGCCCGGCGCCAGTGGCCAGTGGTGCCTGTCGGTGAGGACACAGTGCGGCGTGGTGCCCCACCAGGTCTTCCGGAACCACCTGGGCCGCTATTGCGTGGAG cacctgccAGCTGAGTTCCCCAGCCTGGAGGCCCTGGTGGAGCACCACGCCGGGATGGAGCGCAGCCTCTTCTGCTCCCTCGACATGGGCCGCCTGAACCCTGGCTACGAGGAGCAGGACAGCGGGCCCGAGGGCAGGCCTCCCCGGACACTCCGGCCCCTTGGCCATGCCAAATCCGAGGCAGAACTGCAGGGCCTGGGCTAG
- the SH2D5 gene encoding SH2 domain-containing protein 5 isoform X3 yields MQKAWAGGRRASDCGPAPHRPRCITKFAQYVGSFPVDDLDTQESVWLVQQQLWALKDCPRRRAVILKFSLQGLKIYSGEGEVLLMAHALRRILYSTWCPADCQFAFMARNPWSPASKLFCHLFVGSQPGEVQILHLLLCRSFQLAYLLQHPEKRAQPEPCPGPVGDVPLKPLSSPGGPPGLVREPFGRDQLSQNVNALVSFRRLPAEGPGGSGKELPESESRGGARHARLGNPYCSPTLVRKKAIRSKVIRSGAYRACTYETQLQLSAREAFPAAWEAWPRGPGGSSCLVESEGSLTENIWAFAGISRPSALALLRRDVLGAFLLWSEPGASGQWCLSVRTQCGVVPHQVFRNHLGRYCVEHLPAEFPSLEALVEHHAGMERSLFCSLDMGRLNPGYEEQDSGPEGRPPRTLRPLGHAKSEAELQGLG; encoded by the exons ATGCAGAAGGCCTGGGCGGGGGGCCGGAGGGCCTCTGACTGCGGCCCTGCCCCTCACCGGCCCAGGTGCATCACCAAGTTTGCCCAG TATGTGGGCTCCTTCCCCGTGGACGACCTGGACACCCAGGAGAGCGTGTGGCTGGTGCAGCAACAGCTGTGGGCACTGAAG GACTGTCCCCGACGCCGGGCCGTCATCCTGAAATTCAGCCTTCAGGGCCTCAAGATCTACAGCGGGGAGGGTGAG GTGCTCCTGATGGCCCACGCCCTGAGGCGCATACTCTACTCCACCTGGTGCCCGGCTGACTGCCAGTTTGCCTTCATGGCCCGAAACCCCTGGAGCCCGGCCAGCAAGCTCTTCTGCCACCTCTTTGTGGGCAGCCAGCCTGGAGAG gTCCAGATCCTGCACCTGCTGCTCTGCCGCTCCTTCCAGCTCGCTTACCTCTTGCAGCACCCCGAGAAGCGGGCACAGCCTGAGCCCTGTCCAGGACCTGTAGGGGATGTGCCTCTGAAGCCCCTGTCCAGCCCTGGGGGCCCCCCTGGCCTAGTACGGGAACCCTTCGGCCGTGATCAGCTCTCACAGAACGTTAACGCGCTGGTCTCCTTCCGGCGGCTGCCAGCAGAGGGGCCTGGGGGCAGCGGG AAGGAGCTGCCGGAGTCAGAAAGCCGTGGGGGCGCCCGCCACGCGCGTCTGGGGAACCCGTACTGCTCGCCCACGCTGGTGCGCAAGAAGGCCATCCGCAGCAAGGTGATCCGCTCCGGGGCCTACCGCGCCTGCACCTACGAGACGCAGCTGCAGCTGTCGGCTCGGGAGGCCT TTCCTGCCGCGTGGGAGGCCTGGCCCCGGGGCCCTGGGGGCTCTTCATGCCTGGTGGAGAGCGAGGGCAGCCTGACGGAGAACATCTGGGCCTTTGCTGGCATCTCCAG gCCCAGTGCCCTCGCCCTGCTGCGGAGAGACGTGCTTGGGGCCTTCTTGCTGTGGTCTGAGCCCGGCGCCAGTGGCCAGTGGTGCCTGTCGGTGAGGACACAGTGCGGCGTGGTGCCCCACCAGGTCTTCCGGAACCACCTGGGCCGCTATTGCGTGGAG cacctgccAGCTGAGTTCCCCAGCCTGGAGGCCCTGGTGGAGCACCACGCCGGGATGGAGCGCAGCCTCTTCTGCTCCCTCGACATGGGCCGCCTGAACCCTGGCTACGAGGAGCAGGACAGCGGGCCCGAGGGCAGGCCTCCCCGGACACTCCGGCCCCTTGGCCATGCCAAATCCGAGGCAGAACTGCAGGGCCTGGGCTAG
- the SH2D5 gene encoding SH2 domain-containing protein 5 isoform X2 has protein sequence MVSPQLPFVCSSPLYHHLAYSISYLLFSVLLPHKNVGSMRAGRELVILFRAVCPLCPSVQDAARHTASAQAGFVGCKSLAASEGRSEAGNQPWAPVFLPCPLQLSLLQSVKPGTLGAMQKAWAGGRRASDCGPAPHRPRCITKFAQYVGSFPVDDLDTQESVWLVQQQLWALKDCPRRRAVILKFSLQGLKIYSGEGEVLLMAHALRRILYSTWCPADCQFAFMARNPWSPASKLFCHLFVGSQPGEKELPESESRGGARHARLGNPYCSPTLVRKKAIRSKVIRSGAYRACTYETQLQLSAREAFPAAWEAWPRGPGGSSCLVESEGSLTENIWAFAGISRPSALALLRRDVLGAFLLWSEPGASGQWCLSVRTQCGVVPHQVFRNHLGRYCVEHLPAEFPSLEALVEHHAGMERSLFCSLDMGRLNPGYEEQDSGPEGRPPRTLRPLGHAKSEAELQGLG, from the exons ATGGTCAGCCCCCAGCTGCCCTTTGTTTGCTCCTCTCCGCTTTATCACCATCTAGCATATTCCATATCTTACTTATTGTTCAGTGTCCTTCTCCCGCACAAGAATGTCGGCTCCATGAGGGCGGGCAGGGAGCTGGTCATCTTGTTCAGGGCCGTGTGTCCCCTGTGTCCCAGTGTCCAGGACGCTGCCaggcacacagcaagtgctcaggCAGGGTTTGTTGGCTGCAAGAGCTTGGCGGCCTCTGAGGGGCGCTCTGAGGCCGGGAACCAGCCTTGGGCACCCGtcttcctcccctgccctttGCAGCTTTCTCTCCTGCAGAGCGTGAAGCCGGGCACCCTGGGGGCCATGCAGAAGGCCTGGGCGGGGGGCCGGAGGGCCTCTGACTGCGGCCCTGCCCCTCACCGGCCCAGGTGCATCACCAAGTTTGCCCAG TATGTGGGCTCCTTCCCCGTGGACGACCTGGACACCCAGGAGAGCGTGTGGCTGGTGCAGCAACAGCTGTGGGCACTGAAG GACTGTCCCCGACGCCGGGCCGTCATCCTGAAATTCAGCCTTCAGGGCCTCAAGATCTACAGCGGGGAGGGTGAG GTGCTCCTGATGGCCCACGCCCTGAGGCGCATACTCTACTCCACCTGGTGCCCGGCTGACTGCCAGTTTGCCTTCATGGCCCGAAACCCCTGGAGCCCGGCCAGCAAGCTCTTCTGCCACCTCTTTGTGGGCAGCCAGCCTGGAGAG AAGGAGCTGCCGGAGTCAGAAAGCCGTGGGGGCGCCCGCCACGCGCGTCTGGGGAACCCGTACTGCTCGCCCACGCTGGTGCGCAAGAAGGCCATCCGCAGCAAGGTGATCCGCTCCGGGGCCTACCGCGCCTGCACCTACGAGACGCAGCTGCAGCTGTCGGCTCGGGAGGCCT TTCCTGCCGCGTGGGAGGCCTGGCCCCGGGGCCCTGGGGGCTCTTCATGCCTGGTGGAGAGCGAGGGCAGCCTGACGGAGAACATCTGGGCCTTTGCTGGCATCTCCAG gCCCAGTGCCCTCGCCCTGCTGCGGAGAGACGTGCTTGGGGCCTTCTTGCTGTGGTCTGAGCCCGGCGCCAGTGGCCAGTGGTGCCTGTCGGTGAGGACACAGTGCGGCGTGGTGCCCCACCAGGTCTTCCGGAACCACCTGGGCCGCTATTGCGTGGAG cacctgccAGCTGAGTTCCCCAGCCTGGAGGCCCTGGTGGAGCACCACGCCGGGATGGAGCGCAGCCTCTTCTGCTCCCTCGACATGGGCCGCCTGAACCCTGGCTACGAGGAGCAGGACAGCGGGCCCGAGGGCAGGCCTCCCCGGACACTCCGGCCCCTTGGCCATGCCAAATCCGAGGCAGAACTGCAGGGCCTGGGCTAG
- the SH2D5 gene encoding SH2 domain-containing protein 5 isoform X1 → MVSPQLPFVCSSPLYHHLAYSISYLLFSVLLPHKNVGSMRAGRELVILFRAVCPLCPSVQDAARHTASAQAGFVGCKSLAASEGRSEAGNQPWAPVFLPCPLQLSLLQSVKPGTLGAMQKAWAGGRRASDCGPAPHRPRCITKFAQYVGSFPVDDLDTQESVWLVQQQLWALKDCPRRRAVILKFSLQGLKIYSGEGEVLLMAHALRRILYSTWCPADCQFAFMARNPWSPASKLFCHLFVGSQPGEVQILHLLLCRSFQLAYLLQHPEKRAQPEPCPGPVGDVPLKPLSSPGGPPGLVREPFGRDQLSQNVNALVSFRRLPAEGPGGSGKELPESESRGGARHARLGNPYCSPTLVRKKAIRSKVIRSGAYRACTYETQLQLSAREAFPAAWEAWPRGPGGSSCLVESEGSLTENIWAFAGISRPSALALLRRDVLGAFLLWSEPGASGQWCLSVRTQCGVVPHQVFRNHLGRYCVEHLPAEFPSLEALVEHHAGMERSLFCSLDMGRLNPGYEEQDSGPEGRPPRTLRPLGHAKSEAELQGLG, encoded by the exons ATGGTCAGCCCCCAGCTGCCCTTTGTTTGCTCCTCTCCGCTTTATCACCATCTAGCATATTCCATATCTTACTTATTGTTCAGTGTCCTTCTCCCGCACAAGAATGTCGGCTCCATGAGGGCGGGCAGGGAGCTGGTCATCTTGTTCAGGGCCGTGTGTCCCCTGTGTCCCAGTGTCCAGGACGCTGCCaggcacacagcaagtgctcaggCAGGGTTTGTTGGCTGCAAGAGCTTGGCGGCCTCTGAGGGGCGCTCTGAGGCCGGGAACCAGCCTTGGGCACCCGtcttcctcccctgccctttGCAGCTTTCTCTCCTGCAGAGCGTGAAGCCGGGCACCCTGGGGGCCATGCAGAAGGCCTGGGCGGGGGGCCGGAGGGCCTCTGACTGCGGCCCTGCCCCTCACCGGCCCAGGTGCATCACCAAGTTTGCCCAG TATGTGGGCTCCTTCCCCGTGGACGACCTGGACACCCAGGAGAGCGTGTGGCTGGTGCAGCAACAGCTGTGGGCACTGAAG GACTGTCCCCGACGCCGGGCCGTCATCCTGAAATTCAGCCTTCAGGGCCTCAAGATCTACAGCGGGGAGGGTGAG GTGCTCCTGATGGCCCACGCCCTGAGGCGCATACTCTACTCCACCTGGTGCCCGGCTGACTGCCAGTTTGCCTTCATGGCCCGAAACCCCTGGAGCCCGGCCAGCAAGCTCTTCTGCCACCTCTTTGTGGGCAGCCAGCCTGGAGAG gTCCAGATCCTGCACCTGCTGCTCTGCCGCTCCTTCCAGCTCGCTTACCTCTTGCAGCACCCCGAGAAGCGGGCACAGCCTGAGCCCTGTCCAGGACCTGTAGGGGATGTGCCTCTGAAGCCCCTGTCCAGCCCTGGGGGCCCCCCTGGCCTAGTACGGGAACCCTTCGGCCGTGATCAGCTCTCACAGAACGTTAACGCGCTGGTCTCCTTCCGGCGGCTGCCAGCAGAGGGGCCTGGGGGCAGCGGG AAGGAGCTGCCGGAGTCAGAAAGCCGTGGGGGCGCCCGCCACGCGCGTCTGGGGAACCCGTACTGCTCGCCCACGCTGGTGCGCAAGAAGGCCATCCGCAGCAAGGTGATCCGCTCCGGGGCCTACCGCGCCTGCACCTACGAGACGCAGCTGCAGCTGTCGGCTCGGGAGGCCT TTCCTGCCGCGTGGGAGGCCTGGCCCCGGGGCCCTGGGGGCTCTTCATGCCTGGTGGAGAGCGAGGGCAGCCTGACGGAGAACATCTGGGCCTTTGCTGGCATCTCCAG gCCCAGTGCCCTCGCCCTGCTGCGGAGAGACGTGCTTGGGGCCTTCTTGCTGTGGTCTGAGCCCGGCGCCAGTGGCCAGTGGTGCCTGTCGGTGAGGACACAGTGCGGCGTGGTGCCCCACCAGGTCTTCCGGAACCACCTGGGCCGCTATTGCGTGGAG cacctgccAGCTGAGTTCCCCAGCCTGGAGGCCCTGGTGGAGCACCACGCCGGGATGGAGCGCAGCCTCTTCTGCTCCCTCGACATGGGCCGCCTGAACCCTGGCTACGAGGAGCAGGACAGCGGGCCCGAGGGCAGGCCTCCCCGGACACTCCGGCCCCTTGGCCATGCCAAATCCGAGGCAGAACTGCAGGGCCTGGGCTAG